A single Primulina eburnea isolate SZY01 chromosome 11, ASM2296580v1, whole genome shotgun sequence DNA region contains:
- the LOC140805869 gene encoding transmembrane 9 superfamily member 12-like, with amino-acid sequence MELHLISRRKLCTAFIYLVLTLQACKGFYLPGSYMHTYSTGEEIYAKVNSLTSIETELPFSYYSLPYCKPQGGIKKSAENLGELLMGDQIDNSPYRFRMNVNETVYLCTTPPLSDHEVKLLKQRTRDMYQVNINLDNLPAMRYTEQNGFKIQWTGFPVGYTPANSDNDYIINHVKFTVLIHEYDGAGVEIIGTGEEGMGIISQSDKKKASGYEIVGFEVVPCSIKNDPEKMSKLHIYDNNTSVSCPKELDKSQIIREQERVSFTYEVAFVKSNIRWPSRWDAYLKMEGSRVHWFSILNSLMVIFFLAGVVFVIFLRTVRRDLTRYEELDKEAQAQMNEELSGWKLVVGDVFREPFHSKLLCVMVGNGLQITGMTLVTLVFAALGFMSPASRGMLLTGMIMLYLFLGIAAGYISVRMWRTMKGSSEGWRSVSWSVACFFPGIVFVILTALNFILWGSNSTGAIPISLYFTLFALWFCISVPLTLVGGFLGTQAEPIQYPVRTNQIPREIPSRKYPSWLLILGAGTLPFGTLFIELFFILSSIWLGRFYYVFGFLLIVMLLLVTVCAEVSVVLTYMHLCVEDWMWWWKAFYASGSVALYVFLYSINYLIFDLQSLSGPVSASLYVGYSLIMAIAIMLSTGTIGFLTSFYFVHYLFSSVKID; translated from the coding sequence ATGGAGTTGCACTTGATTTCAAGAAGGAAATTATGTACTGCTTTCATCTACTTGGTACTCACATTGCAAGCATGTAAAGGTTTTTATCTACCTGGAAGTTATATGCATACATACTCAACAGGGGAAGAGATTTATGCAAAAGTGAATTCTTTGACCTCCATTGAAACCGAGCTTCCCTTCAGCTATTACAGTCTTCCTTATTGTAAACCTCAAGGGGGCATCAAGAAAAGTGCTGAAAATCTAGGAGAACTTCTAATGGGAGATCAAATCGACAATTCTCCATACCGTTTCAGAATGAATGTTAACGAAACTGTGTACCTCTGCACTACGCCTCCATTGAGTGACCACGAGGTCAAACTTTTGAAACAGAGGACTCGAGATATGTATCAGGTTAACATCAATCTTGACAATTTGCCTGCTATGAGGTATACGGAGCAAAACGGATTTAAAATCCAATGGACTGGGTTCCCGGTTGGTTACACTCCTGCCAACAGTGACAATGATTACATTATCAATCATGTCAAGTTTACAGTTTTGATACACGAGTATGACGGAGCAGGTGTGGAGATTATTGGTACTGGAGAAGAAGGCATGGGTATAATTTCACAATCTGATAAAAAGAAGGCTTCAGGTTATGAGATTGTTGGTTTTGAGGTTGTTCCTTGCAGCATTAAGAATGATCCCGAGAAGATGTCAAAACTCCACATTTATGATAACAATACATCTGTAAGTTGTCCAAAGGAGCTTGACAAGTCTCAGATTATTAGGGAGCAAGAACGGGTATCGTTTACCTACGAGGTTGCATTTGTAAAAAGCAACATTAGGTGGCCATCTCGTTGGGATGCATATCTGAAGATGGAAGGATCCCGTGTGCACTGGTTCTCAATTCTGAACTCATTGATGGTGATTTTCTTCTTGGCAGGCGTCGTTTTTGTCATCTTCTTGAGAACGGTGAGAAGAGATTTGACGAGGTACGAAGAGTTGGACAAAGAAGCCCAGGCGCAGATGAATGAGGAGCTCTCTGGATGGAAGCTTGTGGTTGGTGATGTATTCAGAGAACCATTCCACTCAAAGTTACTATGTGTCATGGTCGGAAATGGACTTCAGATAACTGGGATGACACTTGTCACTCTTGTGTTTGCAGCCCTTGGTTTCATGTCACCGGCTTCACGAGGTATGCTGTTAACCGGTATGATAATGCTTTATCTTTTCCTCGGAATTGCTGCTGGTTATATAAGTGTACGCATGTGGAGGACCATGAAAGGTTCATCTGAAGGGTGGAGATCAGTTTCTTGGTCAGTAGCATGCTTCTTTCCGGGAATTGTCTTTGTTATTTTGACAGCTTTGAATTTCATCCTTTGGGGAAGTAATAGCACAGGTGCTATTCCCATTTCCTTGTACTTCACACTCTTTGCACTTTGGTTCTGTATCTCGGTGCCACTCACTCTTGTTGGAGGATTCTTAGGCACACAAGCTGAGCCGATACAATACCCTGTCCGAACCAATCAGATCCCAAGAGAGATCCCCTCACGCAAATATCCCTCGTGGCTTCTAATTCTTGGTGCCGGAACTCTCCCATTTGGAACCCTTTTTATTGAACTGTTCTTCATACTCTCCAGCATCTGGCTTGGaagattttattacgtatttgGCTTCTTGCTCATTGTAATGTTGTTGTTAGTAACCGTTTGTGCTGAAGTTTCTGTTGTCCTAACGTACATGCATCTCTGTGTCGAGGATTGGATGTGGTGGTGGAAAGCATTCTATGCTTCGGGTTCGGTTGCACTGTACGTGTTCCTCTATTCAATAAACTACCTTATCTTCGACCTCCAGAGTTTGAGTGGGCCTGTGTCAGCTTCTCTCTATGTTGGGTACTCGCTGATAATGGCGATTGCAATTATGCTTTCTACTGGCACTATCGGTTTTCTTACATCTTTTTACTTTGTCCATTACTTATTCTCGTCGGTAAAAATTGATTGA
- the LOC140805868 gene encoding gamma-glutamyl peptidase 3-like isoform X1, whose product MKVEGEKRFALLLAVKDSDYVKKVYGGYVNVFVEALGDEGEKWDLFRVVDGDFPSVDDLQNYEGFVVSGSPHDAYGDDFWILELCFLLQTLFAMQKKVLGICFGHQVLCRALGGKVAKSSSGWDIGVREVSFTQDFYSYRFSDGLDEMPRNLSIIQCHQDEVWELPIGAQVLASSEKTGVEMFAYGENIVGIQGHPEYTKDILDNLIDRLLANGSIEVMKPLELTTLGHMHWRTEQGWSNTGNFSTLLFKLHVTYSQDLSIPASSHSSNLCDLFSKFRNPFLSQ is encoded by the exons atgaagGTCGAAGGCGAGAAAAGATTTGCATTGTTACTCGCGGTTAAAGACTCGGACTATGTGAAGAAAGTGTATGGTGGATACGTCAATGTGTTTGTGGAGGCATTGGGTGATGAAGGGGAGAAATGGGATCTGTTTCGTGTGGTCGATGGCGATTTCCCGTCCGTCGATGATCTTCAGAACTATGAAGGATTCGTGGTGAGTGGGAGTCCTCACGATGCTTATGGAGATGATTTCTGGATACTTGAGCTTTGCTTTCTACTGCAAACGTTGTTTGCCATGCAAAAGAAAGTTCTTGGCATTTGTTTTGGTCACCAG gtgttATGCAGAGCTTTGGGTGGGAAAGTTGCAAAATCTAGTAGTGGTTGGGACATTGGAGTTAGAGAAGTGAGCTTCACGCAGGATTTCTACTCATACAGATTTTCTGATGGTTTGGATGAAATGCCTAGAAATCTTTCTATAATACAGTGCCATCAAGATGAG GTGTGGGAATTACCTATAGGAGCTCAAGTACTCGCATCCTCGGAAAAAACAGGAGTGGAAATGTTTGCATACGGAGAAAACATTGTAGGAATTCAAGGACATCCTGAATACACCAAAGACATACTCGACAACCTCATTGATCGCCTCCTCGCTAACGGTTCCATTGAGGTAATGAAACCTCTCGAGTTGACGACTTTAGGTCACATGCATTGGAGGACAGAACAGGGGTGGTCAAATACAGGAAACTTTTCTACACTTTTGTTTAAATTGCACGTAACATATTCCCAAGATTTAAGTATCCCCGCCTCATCCCATTCTTCCAATCTTTGTGATCTCTTTTCCAAATTTCGTAATCCATTTTTAAGTCAATGA
- the LOC140805868 gene encoding gamma-glutamyl peptidase 3-like isoform X2 encodes MKVEGEKRFALLLAVKDSDYVKKVYGGYVNVFVEALGDEGEKWDLFRVVDGDFPSVDDLQNYEGFVVSGSPHDAYGDDFWILELCFLLQTLFAMQKKVLGICFGHQVLCRALGGKVAKSSSGWDIGVREVSFTQDFYSYRFSDGLDEMPRNLSIIQCHQDEVWELPIGAQVLASSEKTGVEMFAYGENIVGIQGHPEYTKDILDNLIDRLLANGSIERKVGEEARLQLKKEPDKTNWKRMCKSFLKGEWSQFQIYF; translated from the exons atgaagGTCGAAGGCGAGAAAAGATTTGCATTGTTACTCGCGGTTAAAGACTCGGACTATGTGAAGAAAGTGTATGGTGGATACGTCAATGTGTTTGTGGAGGCATTGGGTGATGAAGGGGAGAAATGGGATCTGTTTCGTGTGGTCGATGGCGATTTCCCGTCCGTCGATGATCTTCAGAACTATGAAGGATTCGTGGTGAGTGGGAGTCCTCACGATGCTTATGGAGATGATTTCTGGATACTTGAGCTTTGCTTTCTACTGCAAACGTTGTTTGCCATGCAAAAGAAAGTTCTTGGCATTTGTTTTGGTCACCAG gtgttATGCAGAGCTTTGGGTGGGAAAGTTGCAAAATCTAGTAGTGGTTGGGACATTGGAGTTAGAGAAGTGAGCTTCACGCAGGATTTCTACTCATACAGATTTTCTGATGGTTTGGATGAAATGCCTAGAAATCTTTCTATAATACAGTGCCATCAAGATGAG GTGTGGGAATTACCTATAGGAGCTCAAGTACTCGCATCCTCGGAAAAAACAGGAGTGGAAATGTTTGCATACGGAGAAAACATTGTAGGAATTCAAGGACATCCTGAATACACCAAAGACATACTCGACAACCTCATTGATCGCCTCCTCGCTAACGGTTCCATTGAG AGGAAAGTTGGTGAAGAGGCAAGATTGCAATTGAAGAAGGAGCCAGATAAAACTAACTGGAAAAGGATGTGCAAAAGCTTTCTCAAAGGGGAATGGAGTCAATTCCAGATATATTTTTGA